A single window of Cetobacterium sp. ZOR0034 DNA harbors:
- the kdsA gene encoding 3-deoxy-8-phosphooctulonate synthase, translating into MVQEVKKVKIADKFEIGGNNRFTLIAGPCVIESEELVMEVAEKVKDICDRLGINYIFKASFDKANRSSIHSYRGPGIEKGLEILKKVKERFNVPVVTDVHEAWHCKEVAKVVDIIQIPAFLCRQTDLLIAAAETGLPVNIKKGQFLAPWDMKNVVVKMEEMNNPNIMLCERGSTFGYNNMVVDMRGFGEMRKFGYPVVFDVTHAVQKPGGLGTATSGDREFVFPLMRAGLAIGIDAIFAEVHPDPTNAKSDGPNMLFLSDLEEILKVAVKIDDLVKGR; encoded by the coding sequence ATAGTTCAAGAAGTAAAAAAAGTTAAAATAGCAGATAAATTTGAAATTGGTGGAAATAATAGATTTACATTGATAGCTGGACCTTGTGTAATTGAGTCTGAAGAGTTAGTAATGGAAGTCGCTGAAAAAGTAAAAGATATTTGTGATAGATTAGGAATAAACTACATATTCAAAGCATCTTTTGATAAAGCTAATAGATCGTCAATCCATTCATATAGAGGACCTGGAATTGAAAAAGGTTTAGAGATTTTAAAAAAGGTAAAAGAGAGATTTAATGTACCTGTAGTAACTGATGTACATGAAGCTTGGCACTGTAAAGAGGTTGCAAAAGTTGTAGATATAATCCAAATACCAGCATTTTTATGTAGACAAACAGATTTACTAATAGCAGCAGCAGAAACAGGATTACCTGTAAATATAAAGAAGGGTCAATTCTTAGCACCTTGGGATATGAAAAATGTTGTTGTTAAAATGGAAGAGATGAACAATCCAAACATTATGTTATGTGAAAGAGGTTCAACTTTTGGGTACAACAATATGGTTGTAGATATGAGAGGGTTTGGAGAGATGAGAAAATTTGGATACCCTGTTGTATTTGATGTAACTCATGCAGTACAAAAACCAGGTGGATTAGGAACAGCAACATCTGGAGATAGAGAGTTTGTATTCCCTCTAATGAGAGCAGGACTTGCAATAGGAATAGATGCAATATTTGCTGAAGTTCATCCAGATCCAACAAATGCAAAGTCAGATGGACCAAACATGTTATTCCTATCTGATCTAGAAGAGATATTAAAAGTAGCAGTTAAAATAGATGATTTAGTAAAAGGTAGATAG